One window of the Indicator indicator isolate 239-I01 chromosome 13, UM_Iind_1.1, whole genome shotgun sequence genome contains the following:
- the ZBTB38 gene encoding zinc finger and BTB domain-containing protein 38, with amino-acid sequence MTVMSHSKDLKDDFHSDTVLSILNEQRIRGILCDVTIIVEDTKFKAHSNVLAASSLYFKNIFWSRTICISGHVLELDDLKAEVFTEILNYIYSSTVVVKRQETVTDLAAAGKKLGISFLEDLTDINFSSSPCPYAYCINEKGTVKEEKHEKRHEDSAVTNGPRITNAFSIFETDNSLFSPLDLRANFKKVSDTIQDHNISSNRSDICKDAEPASTLAEHSYAVSSGGDTCQGTPFIEQSGSPSYRTREDHYEDVQATPLIQPRKQACSTPKTVLKPQGTGLAIAKAPASTVTTTEAQHEAVTDQPITSLPKPQNKAGNFHLSRDEENNPANVSGSTATVIPPVYNCNCCAKSFSDRALLSTHLQLHSEHQETFICKYCSKQFANLNVLESHEQVCTRSSDLSVQNGKEQNFAGNYTATDRKSGSSYANAEPVLSENNMTDYSNANCTLPETDHLIKVVDGQILYTCIVCKRSYVTLSSLRRHANVHSWRRTYPCHYCNKVFALAEYRTRHEIWHTGERRYQCIFCLETFMTYYILKNHQKSFHAIDHRLSVNKKTANGGLKPSVYPYKLYRLLPMKCRRLPYKSYQNSSYENVQVSTQVNETASTNCFIPTSLNSELPPLNFQSNIIPNNRPLALNTSSCNDTASSVNTQTASSWGAGILNSDLQRDFCTGEKRVSTAADDSGSQECDSSVLSLTNMNENSTSVISYSSSAPSVIMHSSRVSSVIMHSKTVTSIENSKTESSNNPPSQSATDDCKYESDNHGKCITKSKTNKEKKKTLLHSRAEATEDTQHVPGSGGSSSKTTNTGQESSKTETYIAKPALPGTSTDSNVAPLCQITVKIGNEAIVKRHILGSKLFCKRGQKTKYESKQDKLIEESETERKEISPSRLYSSECLELTEMCDDVSDQDSSDKPWRPYYNYKPKKKSKQLRKIKKTKWREKHGSKNTTVESHNTCSREYALRNAPEEKVISQEENTEMPNLHCELCERDQSSTEKIQDHVHWHVATSKPYICELCQKQFRSPSTLRMHMRCHTGEKPYTCKTCGKCFSVPGNLQKHERIHLGVKDFVCQYCNKAFTLNEALKIHERIHTGEKRYHCQFCFKSFLYLSTKRNHEQRHVRKLNGKGFACFHCQKICKTAAALGMHQKKHLFKSSGAQDRKEQFCNESTKLLENPHVLGSEGSEVKNTRTVTPEVIL; translated from the coding sequence atGACAGTCATGTCCCATTCAAAGGATCTCAAGGATGACTTCCACAGTGACACTGTACTTTCTATTTTAAATGAACAGCGCATTCGGGGCATTTTATGTGATGTCACCATAATTGTGGAAGATACCAAATTTAAAGCCCATAGTAATGTGCTGGCAGCTTCGAGCCTttactttaaaaacattttttggaGTCGTACTATCTGTATTTCAGGTCATGTACTGGAGTTAGATGATCTCAAAGCTGAAGTGTTTACAGAAATACTGAATTACATCTATAGTTCCACAGTAGTTGTTAAGAGGCAAGAGACAGTAACAGAccttgcagctgcagggaaaaaacTGGGAATATCATTTTTAGAAGATCTTACAGATATTAATTTTTCAAGTTCTCCTTGCCCCTATGCATACTGCATTAATGAAAAAGGGACTgtcaaagaggaaaaacatgAAAAGAGACATGAAGACTCTGCTGTGACAAATGGACCACGAATTACAAATGCATTCTCAATTTTTGAAACAGATAACAGTTTGTTTTCTCCACTTGATTTGAGGGCAAACTTTAAAAAGGTATCTGATACAATACAAGATCACAACATAAGCTCCAACAGAAGTGATATTTGTAAAGATGCTGAGCCAGCCAGTACACTGGCTGAACACTCTTATGCAGTTTCTTCTGGAGGAGATACTTGTCAAGGAACACCTTTTATTGAACAGTCTGGTAGCCCTTCATACAGGACACGTGAAGATCACTATGAAGATGTCCAAGCCACACCACTCATTCAGCCACGAAAACAAGCATGTAGTACTCCTAAGACAGTTCTTAAACCCCAGGGTACTGGTTTGGCTATAGCAAAAGCACCAGCCTCTACAGTAACTACTACAGAAGCCCAGCATGAAGCAGTTACTGATCAGCCAATTACTTCCTTGCCAAAACCTCAGAACAAAGCAGGAAATTTCCATTTATCCAGAGATGAGGAAAACAATCCTGCTAATGTCTCTGGATCCACAGCAACCGTCATTCCACCTGTTTACAATTGTAACTGTTGTGCAAAATCATTCAGTGACAGGGCATTACTGAGCACTCATCTTCAGCTCCATTCAGAGCATCAGGAAACTTTCATATGCAAATACTGCAGCAAACAATTTGCAAATCTAAATGTGTTGGAAAGTCATGAACAAGTCTGCACAAGATCAAGTGACTTATCAGTTCAGAATGGAAAGGAACAAAACTTTGCAGGTAACTATACTGCTACAGACAGAAAGAGTGGAAGTTCATATGCAAATGCAGAGCCTGTGCTGTCTGAAAACAATATGACTGATTATTCTAATGCAAACTGCACTTTACCAGAAACAGATCATTTGATTAAAGTTGTTGATGGGCAGATATTATATACTTGCATCGTTTGCAAGCGTAGTTACGTAACATTGTCTAGCCTTCGAAGGCACGCAAATGTGCATTCCTGGAGAAGAACATATCCTTGTCATTACTGCAATAAAGTATTTGCATTAGCTGAGTATCGCACTAGACACGAGATCTGGCACACTGGAGAGAGACGGTATCAGTGCATTTTCTGTCTGGAGACTTTTATGACTTACTATATACTGAAAAACCATCAGAAGTCTTTCCATGCAATTGACCATCGCCTCTCAGTAAATAAGAAGACAGCCAACGGAGGCTTAAAACCAAGTGTGTACCCATACAAGCTTTATCGACTTTTGCCCATGAAATGCAGACGACTGCCTTACAAGTCCTACCAAAATTCTTCGTACGAAAATGTCCAAGTAAGTACCCAGGTTAATGAAACTGCTTCTACGAACTGTTTCATTCCAACTTCTCTTAACTCTGAGCTACCGCCATTGAATTTTCAAAGTAATATCATACCGAACAACAGACCTCTTGCCTTGAATACATCTTCATGTAATGATACAGCATCTTCTGTGAATACTCAGACTGCATCGTCTTGGGGAGCAGGTATCTTAAATTCTGACCTGCAAAGGGACTTTTGTACAGGTGAGAAAAGAGTTTCCACTGCTGCAGACGACTCTGGTTCTCAGGAATGTGATTCCTCAGTGCTATCTCTAACTAACATGAATGAAAATTCAACCTCTGTCATCAGTTACAGCAGTTCTGCACCCTCTGTTATAATGCACAGTAGCAGAGTTTCGTCAGTAATCATGCACAGTAAAACAGTCACTTCTATAGAAAACAGTAAGACAGAATCTTCAAATAATCCACCTAGTCAGTCTGCAACTGATGATTGTAAATACGAGTCAGATAATCATGGGAAGTGCATTACAAAATCAAAAACTaataaggagaaaaagaagacactgctgcacagcagagcagaagcaacTGAGGATACCCAGCATGTCCCAGGATCTGGAGGTTCATCTAGCAAAACAACAAATACTGGCCAAGAATCAAGTAAAACTGAAACATACATTGCGAAGCCTGCCTTACCGGGAACTTCTACTGACAGTAACGTTGCACCTCTTTGTCAAATTACAGTAAAAATTGGTAATGAGGCTATTGTAAAAAGACATATATTAGGATCTAAGCTGTTTTGTAAAAGAGGCCAAAAAACTAAATATGAGTCTAAACAGGACAAACTAATTGAGGAAtcagaaacagagagaaaagaaataagcCCATCTAGGCTGTATAGCTCAGAATGCCTGGAGCTGACAGAAATGTGTGATGACGTAAGTGACCAGGACTCCAGTGATAAACCATGGAGACCCTATTATAAttacaaaccaaaaaagaaatctaaacagctaagaaaaattaaaaagaccaAATGGAGGGAAAAGCATGGAAGCAAGAATACCACTGTGGAAAGCCACAACACATGCAGTCGGGAATATGCACTGAGGAATGCTCCTGAGGAAAAGGTAATTAGTCAAGAAGAGAACACAGAAATGCCTAATCTCCATTGTGAGCTTTGTGAAAGAGATCAGTCTTCCACTGAAAAAATTCAAGACCATGTACACTGGCATGTAGCTACTTCAAAGCCTTACATTTGTGAATTATGCCAAAAACAATTTCGAAGTCCATCCACTTTAAGAATGCATATGAGGTGTCACACTGGGGAAAAGCCCTACACTTGCAAAACCTGTGGTAAATGTTTCTCAGTTCCTGGAAATCTACAGAAACATGAACGTATTCATCTGGGTGTCAAAGACTTTGTCTGCCAATACTGTAATAAGGCGTTCACTTTAAATGAAGCACTCAAAATACATGAGAGAATTCATACTGGAGAAAAACGTTACCACTGTCAGTTCTGctttaaaagctttttgtaTCTTTCTACCAAAAGGAACCATGAGCAAAGGCATGTACGTAAGCTTAATGGAAAAGGTTTTGCTTGCTTTCACTGTCAAAAAATCTGCaagacagcagctgctctgggaatgCATCAGAAGAAACATCTCTTCAAAAGTTCAGGTGCGCAGGATAGAAAAGAACAGTTTTGCAATGAAAGCACTAAACTTTTGGAAAACCCACATGTCCTTGGCTCAGAAGGAAGTGAAGTAAAAAATACACGAACTGTAACTCCAGAAGTTATACTCTGA